The genomic segment TTATTAGGTGTTGGCACAACAGTAACTAGATGTATAGAGTATTATTCAAGATATAAAATCAAAGAAGGATTTTGTGATTTATTTTTACATCCACATAATAAACCTCAAAGATTAAACTATCTTTTGACAAATTTTCACCTGCCAAAATCTACACTCATAATGCTTGTATCAGCCTTTATAGGTAGAGAAAAAACTTTGCAAAT from the Campylobacter sp. MG1 genome contains:
- a CDS encoding S-adenosylmethionine:tRNA ribosyltransferase-isomerase, translating into LLGVGTTVTRCIEYYSRYKIKEGFCDLFLHPHNKPQRLNYLLTNFHLPKSTLIMLVSAFIGREKTLQIYTQAIKNKYRFYSYGDGMLII